One window from the genome of Hyalangium ruber encodes:
- a CDS encoding Mut7-C RNAse domain-containing protein, with protein MSPKQVRVRLYGALNDFLPPERRGAEFVHTFAGTPSVKDLLESLGPPHPEVDVILVDGEAVDFSHRVEDGTRVAAYPAFHTLDVTPVTRVGLELPAEPRFALDVGLGRLSGFLRMLGFDTLWRNDFEDDVLARLSGDEERVVLTRDLGLLKRAEVRHGYYPRNTDPAHQLVEVVRRYQLTSRMRPFTRCLACNASLEVAGRDEVLDRIPEGVAATHSRFQQCPECRRVYWPGTHHQRMQSLVDKLRELEHEA; from the coding sequence ATGAGCCCGAAACAGGTGCGGGTGCGCCTCTATGGTGCGTTGAACGACTTCCTCCCGCCCGAGCGACGCGGCGCCGAGTTCGTCCACACGTTCGCCGGCACACCCTCGGTGAAGGACCTGCTCGAGTCGCTGGGCCCGCCGCACCCCGAGGTGGACGTCATCCTCGTGGATGGCGAGGCCGTGGACTTCTCCCACCGGGTCGAGGACGGCACCCGCGTGGCGGCCTACCCGGCCTTCCACACGCTGGACGTGACGCCGGTGACGCGGGTGGGGCTGGAGCTGCCCGCCGAGCCGCGCTTCGCGCTCGACGTGGGGTTGGGGCGACTGTCCGGCTTCCTGCGGATGCTGGGCTTCGACACGCTGTGGCGCAACGACTTCGAGGACGACGTGCTGGCGCGCCTGTCCGGGGACGAGGAGCGGGTGGTGCTGACGCGAGACCTCGGGCTGCTCAAGCGCGCCGAGGTGCGGCACGGCTACTACCCGCGCAACACGGACCCGGCGCACCAGTTGGTGGAGGTGGTGCGCCGCTACCAGCTCACCTCGCGCATGCGCCCGTTCACGCGATGCCTGGCCTGCAACGCCTCGCTGGAGGTGGCGGGACGAGACGAGGTGCTTGACCGGATTCCCGAGGGCGTGGCCGCCACGCACTCGCGCTTCCAGCAGTGCCCCGAGTGCCGCCGCGTCTACTGGCCAGGTACGCACCACCAGCGCATGCAGTCCCTGGTGGACAAGCTGCGAGAGCTGGAGCACGAGGCCTGA